One genomic window of Glycine soja cultivar W05 chromosome 9, ASM419377v2, whole genome shotgun sequence includes the following:
- the LOC114367015 gene encoding uncharacterized protein LOC114367015 isoform X2 — MATSVKNNFLNPALVSNLQQALLRRKDSVQEQQHHNRANEPTKASSKPVVLVTNGDGIDSLGLTLLVEALLCDALLDVHVCAPETDRSVCGHSVTTGETLAVCSVQVGGANAYQVSADCVSLALSGALFSWSKPVLVISGLNKGTTCGYDTLYSGAVAGAREALICGVPSLCISLNWEKNVSCESDLKDAVTVCLPLIHAAIRDIQKGIFPKNCFLNIGIPSCPLTNKGVKVTRQSPQRSSLSWQAVSTNKNPSAGHYMSNQQSLGIMLAQLGRDASAAAAARRLNSNRKNVEVESVGVAGKFSSQQTIKKYFRMELTEKEQQDIEEDLDSRELEEGFVTVTPLSLYANVHMEIQSSVSSWLAIALSGDQ; from the exons ATGGCCACATCGGTGAAGAACAACTTCCTGAACCCTGCACTGGTTTCAAATCTCCAACAAGCACTGCTCAGAAGAAAGGACAGTGTGCAGGAGCAGCAGCACCACAACAGGGCCAATGAACCCACCAAAGCTTCTTCAAAACCCGTGGTGCTAGTCACCAATGGTGATGGCATAGACTCTCTTGGCCTCACATTACTAGTTGAGGCACTTCTTTGTGATGCCCTTCTTGATGTTCATGTCTGTGCTCCAGAAAC gGATAGATCGGTTTGTGGTCACTCGGTTACCACAGGGGAGACACTAGCTGTGTGTTCAGTACAAGTTGGTGGTGCCAATGCTTATCAAGTGTCTG CAGATTGTGTCTCTTTGGCTTTATCTGGGGCATTGTTTTCTTGGTCAAAACCTGTTTTG GTAATTAGTGGACTAAACAAAGGAACAACTTGTGGTTATGACAC GTTGTACTCCGGAGCTGTTGCTGGAGCTAGAGAGGCACTGATTTGTGGTGTTCCCTCTCTTTGTATATCATTGAACTG GGAAAAGAATGTGAGCTGTGAAAGTGATTTGAAGGATGCAGTTACAGTATGTTTACCATTAATTCACGCAGCAATAAGAGATATACAGAAAGGGATTTTCCCCAAGAATTGCTTCCTCAACATAGGGATCCCAAGCTGTCCTCTGACAAATAAG GGTGTCAAAGTGACAAGGCAAAGTCCGCAAAGATCTTCTTTAAGTTGGCAAGCTGTGTCAACAAATAAGAATCCTTCAGCAGGCCATTACATGTCTAACCAGCAAAGTCTTGGAATCATGTTAGCACAACTAGGAAGAGATGCCTCTGCTGCT GCAGCAGCGCGCCGTCTAAACTCAAACCGCAAGAATGTGGAGGTTGAATCAGTTGGTGTTGCTGGAAAATTCAGTTCTCAACAAACCATAAAGAAATACTTCCGAATGGAG TTAACAGAAAAAGAGCAGCAGGACATAGAGGAGGATTTAGACTCCAGAGAACTTGAAGAGGGATTT GTTACAGTTACCCCTTTGTCTTTGTATGCAAATGTTCACATGGAAATTCAATCATCAGTGTCCAGCTGGCTAGCTATTGCACTCAGTGGTGATCAATGA
- the LOC114367015 gene encoding uncharacterized protein LOC114367015 isoform X1 has product MATSVKNNFLNPALVSNLQQALLRRKDSVQEQQHHNRANEPTKASSKPVVLVTNGDGIDSLGLTLLVEALLCDALLDVHVCAPETDRSVCGHSVTTGETLAVCSVQVGGANAYQVSGTPADCVSLALSGALFSWSKPVLVISGLNKGTTCGYDTLYSGAVAGAREALICGVPSLCISLNWEKNVSCESDLKDAVTVCLPLIHAAIRDIQKGIFPKNCFLNIGIPSCPLTNKGVKVTRQSPQRSSLSWQAVSTNKNPSAGHYMSNQQSLGIMLAQLGRDASAAAAARRLNSNRKNVEVESVGVAGKFSSQQTIKKYFRMELTEKEQQDIEEDLDSRELEEGFVTVTPLSLYANVHMEIQSSVSSWLAIALSGDQ; this is encoded by the exons ATGGCCACATCGGTGAAGAACAACTTCCTGAACCCTGCACTGGTTTCAAATCTCCAACAAGCACTGCTCAGAAGAAAGGACAGTGTGCAGGAGCAGCAGCACCACAACAGGGCCAATGAACCCACCAAAGCTTCTTCAAAACCCGTGGTGCTAGTCACCAATGGTGATGGCATAGACTCTCTTGGCCTCACATTACTAGTTGAGGCACTTCTTTGTGATGCCCTTCTTGATGTTCATGTCTGTGCTCCAGAAAC gGATAGATCGGTTTGTGGTCACTCGGTTACCACAGGGGAGACACTAGCTGTGTGTTCAGTACAAGTTGGTGGTGCCAATGCTTATCAAGTGTCTG GAACTCCAGCAGATTGTGTCTCTTTGGCTTTATCTGGGGCATTGTTTTCTTGGTCAAAACCTGTTTTG GTAATTAGTGGACTAAACAAAGGAACAACTTGTGGTTATGACAC GTTGTACTCCGGAGCTGTTGCTGGAGCTAGAGAGGCACTGATTTGTGGTGTTCCCTCTCTTTGTATATCATTGAACTG GGAAAAGAATGTGAGCTGTGAAAGTGATTTGAAGGATGCAGTTACAGTATGTTTACCATTAATTCACGCAGCAATAAGAGATATACAGAAAGGGATTTTCCCCAAGAATTGCTTCCTCAACATAGGGATCCCAAGCTGTCCTCTGACAAATAAG GGTGTCAAAGTGACAAGGCAAAGTCCGCAAAGATCTTCTTTAAGTTGGCAAGCTGTGTCAACAAATAAGAATCCTTCAGCAGGCCATTACATGTCTAACCAGCAAAGTCTTGGAATCATGTTAGCACAACTAGGAAGAGATGCCTCTGCTGCT GCAGCAGCGCGCCGTCTAAACTCAAACCGCAAGAATGTGGAGGTTGAATCAGTTGGTGTTGCTGGAAAATTCAGTTCTCAACAAACCATAAAGAAATACTTCCGAATGGAG TTAACAGAAAAAGAGCAGCAGGACATAGAGGAGGATTTAGACTCCAGAGAACTTGAAGAGGGATTT GTTACAGTTACCCCTTTGTCTTTGTATGCAAATGTTCACATGGAAATTCAATCATCAGTGTCCAGCTGGCTAGCTATTGCACTCAGTGGTGATCAATGA